Genomic DNA from Candidatus Bathyarchaeota archaeon:
ACGAAATCCCTTGAGGACCACTCCAAAATAAAAGCAGAGAATAACCCAGAGTAACGGTGGGAACCACAAAAGGAATGTCCGCGAGCGTATCTACAACGTTTATCCATCTGGATTTCCCTCTTGAAATAAACCAAGCTGTAGGTATTCCAGCGACAAGGTCGATTATGGAAACAAAAATGGCAACTCCAAAGGAAGCCCAAATGGCATTAGTCGCTCTGGACATTAACTCCGGGTTTTCAGTAATTTCGCCAATCAGGTTCCATTTTAGGCCTATTCCGAAAATAGGTGGGACTAGAATCAACACGAGAAAGAAAAGTATGGCTCCAACGTAGATGCTGTATGCGATTGTTCGATGAGACGAAAGTTTATCGAGGATTGTTACTTTGAATTTGGGCAATTTTACTTTTCTCTCTCGCTTTCTGTTCATTCAAGGCGTATATCGAGGTTTTCAAACAGGGGGCAACGCTTAGAATTCTCTTGTAGACGCAAGGATTCTCACGTAGTCTGCAGTGTCATCACATGAATCGGCTACATGCTCCATTTCTTCTGCCAAGTCTCGAAGGAAAAGCACTGTTGCCGCGTTCATTTCGTCTGAATGTTGAAGAAGAAGTTCCTTTATCTCTTGGTATTTTTCGTCGATTTCGCCCTCTATTTTGTCAATCGTTATTGCAAGTCTTTTTGCTTCAGGTGGGTTTGTTCCAAGCGCTTCAATTGCTCGACGCAAGATCTTTGCACATTCAACTAGTTTGGTTGCTATGCAAACAAGGGGTTTCCAGAAAATCTCTGGAATCTTCGTCTTAAGTATCATATCAACGCTTCTCGCCGCATCTTTAACATGGTCCGCCATCTCGTCCAATCTTTTAACAAGATGCATTATGTCTTCGCGGTCTTGAGGAGGCATCGTGTTTTTCGTTAGTTCTTCAAAAATTGTCCTTCGCAGCTCATCAATCTCGTGTTCAATTTTAGACAAATGCCTAATGTGAGATTCAGCTTCTTTTTTGCTGTTTTTCGCAGCCGCCGCCACGGCTTTCCGCAAATCCACAACCGTGTCTGTTGCCAGAATCATCTGTCTATCTGCAAGTTCAAGAACCCTAGATTTTCGCCTTCTTGCAAACCATCTTTCCATAATTCTCACCTTTTCTCAGAATCATATTTGTTAGTTACCTATTACTTTTTGGTTTTTAACTAAATTGGTGCTCCGGTCGAGATTCGTTAAAAAAGTGCAAATCCCTAACAAGTGAAAGCTTTGTTTTCGGCAGAAATTAGCGGTCTGCTTATATGCGACAGAAAAAGAGGAGGTTATTGACTGATTCGCTTCTTAGGGCGAACAAGAGCTTTTTCCTTCTTCTTCAGCGATTATTTTTGTAATTCGTTCCTGCTCTGCTTGTTTGCATTGCTCATATTTTTCGCAGTGGTGAACGTCTACGCATAACTCTTTAGATACGCCTAAGTCTTGCCAAACGATACATTCTTCTCGTGTTCCCTGTCGTTTCATGTTAGTTTACACCCCAAAAAAAGAGTTAGAGAGTTAGGGATTTAAACAATATGATTGGTGCTCCGGCCGGGATTCGAACCCGGGTCTCCGGCTCGAAAGGCCGGAATACTTAACCGGGCTATATTCGGCAGACAAAACGCTTCTACCGGAGCCCATTCTCGGAGCACTATCCAGATTAACGGTTCTTTCGAATAAATCCTTCTATTATTCGCTGAACCTAACTATATTTTGGAGCGGTTGAGCACCAAACCTGCAGGGCTAAACTAATTTGCCTCTTTTTGAGATACCTTGCAGAAAAAGGAAGCAAAAATCAGTTTTTTCAGCTAACAAAATTTTTACGTATAATGTAGGTCTGTAAATGAATGTTGTTAGGCTTCAGCGCATAAGTATTTGTCTTTTTGGAGCTCTAGGGGGCACCCGCCTCCGCAAATGTGTAGCTGCGGGCAGTCTTTGCATTTTGGTTCTGCATATTCTCTGTTTCTAAGTTGTAGGGCGAGGGGGTGTTTCCAAATTTTTTTCCAGTTATCTTTGAGAATGTTGCCTAGGCTTTCAAAATAGCTTTGGCATGGGTAAACGTCGCCGTTGGGTGCAACGCACATGTTAATTAACGCGGCTGTGCAGGATTTTACACCTAAACCTAGTTTGACAGGATCGAGGCGGCAGTACTGAGTCGGTGTGTACCACAGAAATTTTAGTCCAAGATGGCCTGCTTTTTCTCTGATCTTGGGAAGAAGCTCTTTCAACGTTTCAATTGATAGGGCAAATTCGTCGCTTACTTGGATGGCTTTTCCAGAGTATATTAGGCTGTTGCAGCCAAAAGTTGCGATGCCTAGCTTCTTAATGAAATCTATGGTGTCTAAGAAATCGGCTGCGTTGTATTTGTTGAGTGTGGTGTTTGTTGTAACATAGATTTGTGTGTTCACTGCGTTTTTGATTCCGGCAACGGTTTCTTTCCAGCTTCCTTTCTTGCCGGTGATTTTGTCGTGGATGACGGCTTTGTGTGATTCTAGGGTTATTTGGGTAAAGTCTAATCCCGCGTTTTCCAAGGATTCTACGTATTTTTTGTTTTGTAGTCTTCTTCCATTCGTGATGAGCCCCGTTACTATGCCTGTTTCTTGGGCATGTTTTAACAGTTCAGCCAGGTCTTCTCGCAGGGTTGGTTCTCCGCCCGTGAAGGTTGCGATGAATACTCCAATCTGCTCCAGTTTGTTGATGACTTCTCTCCATTGTTGGGTTGTGAGTTCGGCGGTTTTGTGGGGTCCGCCAGCATAACAGTGGATGCAGTTGTTTTGACATTGAAAGGTTAATGCCAGATCCATTCTTAGGGGGGCAGACAGTGGTTGCGTGAAGGGTTCAACTTGCTTTACGTCAAGATATGAAATTGGACAAACTTCTTCAGTTTGTGCAAGGGTGCTTATTGAAAAAATTAGTTTTTCATGTTCTTCACGGGCTGTCTCCGTTTTTACACGATAAATTTTCCTTATGTTCTTGACTGCTTCTTCCACTGGGATTCCCTGCATTAGAAAGTAGGCGTGGGCTGTTGCGGTTTCATTTAGATACAGAACGGTGTTGGCGTTGATGACCAGTAGTCCTTGGCCGCTGGGCTCCACTCGAAGCTGCAAGGCCATCCTTGCGAAATCTCCAACTCCTCTGTACGTGTAGCGACCCGTAGGGATCTTGGAATGTTTGAAGGCTTTCCGAAGGAAACTCAAATGTTACGACCTCCTACCCTGCACCCCCACCGGCACAGGCGCAAGCACATGAAACGCATGCACAGGCACATGCACAGGCTGCGCAGGCACATACGCAGCTTGAGCCGTGGTGTGCAGGTTTATGTGAAGTCCGCGGAGGTGGAGCTGCTGGGATTATTGCATTCGCAAATATTTCAAGATTAGCTACAATGCTGTTAGACGTGTTTTCTATTGCTGTCGCAATGTTGTTGGCGAAGTCTGCCCCTGGGATCTTGGGCGGAGATTTAGCTTTAGCTGGTGCGTCTATGTTAGGTTTGTATGTAGGTCGGGGATGATACTGCTGATAGCTGTACCAGTACCAGAACCAGAAAGGAGTCGGTTCAAAGACTCGGTTCTTGAAAGTTGTTTCGGTTCTCGCACGGTGTTGTGGGTCGAGAAGCAGCCATAGGAGTTGTTCATCATACGCTTTGGAGGCTAGCTCCGATGTCCCAGCCTGCTCTACTTGTCTCCAAGCTTTTTCAACTATCTTTCTGTAGTAGTCGATGGTGTCGCGTCTACAATAGCCCCGAAGTTTCTCTTCAACCGAGCGACGCAGAAATAAGATCGTCTCAGCCAACATTTCTTCATCTAACATGCCGTCTTCTTTTATCGCTTTTAAGAAATCTATTTCATAGTATCGAAGTGGTGTCCCGCCTAGCTCACTGGGTTTTTTACTCTTGAAGGGCTCCATAACCCTCAGCGTCACTGAAGGTTTGGTGGCTGTGACCCAGACGGCTCTCTTCTTTAAAAGGCTATAAAGAATCTCGGTCACTATCATGTTTGGTTTTAAGAAGAGATAAGAGGCTTCTACGGCTGTAAGGCCGCGCCTTATCCCAAGAGCTTCCACACTCATTATAGGTTTAAGATAAGGTCTCTTTCGAAGGGCAATTGCTATGAGCCCAACTATCAAGGACAAGACTATCAGAACAGCGATCCATGGACCATATGTTTGCAGGAAGCTTGGTTGAACCTCGTAGTGTTGAACGAATTCTTCGGGGAATGAAACTCCAAAAGTATATTTCTGACTTGGAGCTAGGTTGTGTCGCTCCCAATAAACAGCGAAGTTGCCATCTTCATAATCAGCGTTATCCCATTCTACACTTGTCAATGTCTTGAGGTTGCTCTCCGTGACTCCGGGAGGTGTAACAATTTGGACGCGAAGATCATCTATTCTCACAGGAAACCACGTCGGCGTAAATTGCATTCCCACATTGCCAGGATTCTGCGTGTCTTCCCATATCATGTGTCCCACGTTGGTTGTAAGGTTAAATCGAACGCTTTCCCCAGCGTTGAGATCTTCCACGTCAACCCGCACTTTGTAATCGTCTTGATGGCTTGAATCCACAGCGTCCAATTCATTGTTGTTCTCGTCAAAAGCTTGGCCGATTGTAAAGTCATAATTGGGTTGGCCGATTTCAACCCAGTGTAGTACTCCTTCATCGCAGACGATTGTGACGTCGTAGAGAATGTCTACTGTTCCGTCCTGGTTTATCCATATTTTAACCCATTCGTGCTCCAGATGGTACACGAGGTTCTGAGCTTCCACAGAGAGAACTCCCATTGACAAAACAAGAATTAAAATGCAAAGCATAGGAAGTTGCAGCCTTACCATTTCGGTTCCTCGGCCACCTCAACCGTGTGTCCACAATAGCTGCAAGTCGCATATGGCACACCCTCTACAATTTTTATCCTATCGGGCTGAATTGAAGCCCCACAATTAGGGCACTTTATGGGGACAGCCTTCATCTCCCCCGAAAACTCAACTCTGTGAATTATCTCAGTAGGTTTCCTACCAATGATGTACAGAGTGGCTATTACTCCAAAACCTGCCATGAACAAAATCGCAGCAACCGCCAACCTCATAGGAGCATATGCAGAAGCAAGGGCAAACACTATCCCAAAGAAGAAAAGAATAATTACAACAATAGCACCAAGCAAAAATTTTAAGTCCATAAAAGAAAAGCACGCAGTTCTCATAATTCAACTTTTCGCATACAAGCGCGCGCATGTCGAGTGTGAAAGGTGTGCTATCTTGTCTTTTAGAGTTAAAATTTTGTCCAACCAACCAACTGCTTTTAATAGCTGACGCTTGAGCCTGAATATGGAAAGCAAGCGTCAGCATGATATCGCTCGCTCGCAACTGAAAATGGACCGAAAGTTGAAAGAACCAAGAGGCAGGAGATTGAAACTCTAATCAACGAAGAGGCTCTACTCTTAGCTAAATTTCTGAGAGATGAAAGAAAGAGTTGGGTTCCTAGAATTGCTATTCCTTGAGGGAATAGCGATGAACATACGCATTCCTTCTAAGAAGGTCTGCGAGAACTTTCACTTAATCTACGAGCTTAAAGGAGCACAGAAAGGAGTAAATGTTCTGACTGAATACTATGGAATTCAGAAGATGAAGATAATACTGAATGGTAGAAGGGTGATGAGAGCGTGTGAGTGTGATTACTTCGAAGGTATCGCATGCTTCACTAAGAAAGGGCTGAACAAACGAAACGTCTTGCATGAGTTATATCATCATATCGTGGAAAATAAAGGGCTAGAGATGAGTGACAGAAAAGAAGAAAAGGAAGCGAGTAGCTTTTCAAGAAAGTTTACTAAAATGCTTTGACCAAAAGAGGGAGACGAGTTTTTATATTGGACTAAAATGTATAGGTTCATTGAAACTTGAAAGTGTCAGGAATTAAATAATGTCACCTGCTGAGTCCGTTTTTAAACTCCACAATTGCGACGTTCGTAAATTTAAACAGTTTTTGGAAAGTCGCGGCAGTTACAAAAAATTTGTCGATGTGACCATTACCTCTCCTCCCTATTTTGATTTAAAGAGTTACGGATATAAGAATCAAATCGGATACGGTCAAGAATTTTCTGACTACATGAACGATCTTGGGAAGTTATTCAGTCAAATTAAAGATGTAACAAATGATACGGGGTCATTATGGATAATTGTTGACGACTTCAGTAAGAGAGGCAAACTAGTTAATCTACCGTTTAAACTTGCTGAGAAGATGGAAAACATTGGATGGAAATTAACTGATATCTTGATATGGAAAAAAGACAAAACATTACCGTGGTCAAGTAAGGGTCAACTACGTAACATTTTTGAATATATCCTTTTTTTTACAAAAACAGGGAATTTCAAATTCTACGGCGATCGGATAAGAAACTTCGACATCTCCCAATTGAAGGAGTGGTGGGTGAAATATCCAGAACGTTACAATCCTAATGGTGCCCTGCCTACAAACGTTTGGGAATTTCCCGTCCCAACCCAAGGTAAATGGGGACATACATCCCTTCGACATTTTAATCCTCTTCCCCCGAAAATGATTGAAAGAATCATATTACTAACGACAGACGCTAACTTGCAAAAGAAGGATATCGTTTTGGATCCCTTTGCAGGGTCAGGCTCCGTTCTTGCAGTAGCTGATTATTTAGGAAGACGTTGGTTCGGATTCGAAAAAAATAAGCAGTATTGTGAAATGTTTGAGAACTCTGTTCTTCAATTGATAAAGAATGAGATGATGATTGAGGATGAAAAAAAATCCGAAATCAAGGTATTACATTCAGAATTCCAGAACAAAATAAAGTATCTTAGGTTGGTGAAATTTCCAAAGAGTTTATTTAGAAAAGCTCTTCAGGAGAAGATTTTGAATTTTAAACAAAATACAGTAAACACAATTTTTGCTTTAAGCGTAGAACCAACCGATAAAGAAAAATCAGCGTTACCCAAAAACAAATTCATGGTTGAAGAAATTTTCATAATATCAAACTATAATGGTGACCTTGAATCAATAGAAGGTCAACTTACTGAAGTTGCTTCTAAAGAGCCCTTGTCAAAATTCGGGATTGAACCTAAAATTTTTGTTCTAAACAAAAACGATTTCACGTCCAAATATGGATCTGTATTAGAAAACGCTAGGCTATGGTTATACCTTTCTGGAAGAGTATATAAACTTAGAAAGGCAATAACGTTCTCACAATGGTCTTTAGAAAATTCAGAAGATCATTGGAAGGATTACTCAAAAAATAATATACCTCCAATAATCACCAATATCAAAGTTTACCAGGAGGTTCCTACGACCTGGGAATCAAAAGAAAAAAAGTTTAATCGCTTAAAGGTCAAGTATAAAAATGCCATAGGGATAAACTGATCATTTGGACGCGTCTATATTGATTAGCATGTAGAATTTCTAAGATAAAGTATTAGGCTTACTTAGAACCATTTTCTGACGAGTTTTAGGAGCAGGTCTCTCATTTTCCCCATATCTCCTCCACTCTTCTCAATAGAGATCTCTATTAGCATTACCAATCTTTCAATCAATGGGCGCTCATGGGCTTTCACTTGTTTGAATGTTGAATGATTTCTGTTAATAATGACTTTTTGACGTTTGTTGTCTACAACAACAGGCATTTGATCTTTATCGGAAGATAGTTCGAGGTCGAAAGTCTCTCCAACTTCCTTTTTTATGATTTGCGTAAGAAGTTTTTCTTGTTTTTCAGCGGTCTTCTTCTTTTTTCTTTCCTTCTTCGCGTAATAATAATCATGTAATGTATATTCGAAAACCTCTCTTTCGAGAAAATTATGAATAAACTCTTGTAAGTATTGATAGTGTGAGTGGGTAAACTTGAATGAACTCCTGTCAATTGTCATTGCATCTTCAAGTCCCGCCGTTACATAGATTTCTCCAAAAAGCCAATTTCTGAAGACTAGATTTGAGGTCAACGGATAACCAAGTAGAGTAGTATCAGGATTGCCTATTGAGACGTTTCTAATTCTTGTTATTATCCCGTTATACTCTTTAGGACTAATACTTCCATGTTGACTGTAGATATATCCTTCAAAAGACAAAGTCTTTCCATCTACCACTTTGGACTCCTTAAAAGGATGCACTTTGTAATTTAACTCATAAATAATTGGGTCTTTACGCATTGGGAATCGCAGTGGTTTTTTCAGTTCTATACCGTCGAAGGTGACTTTGAAGTTGTAATTGCTGAGTGTGGATTTTATCTTTTTAATTAACTGAAACTCTTCCGATCCTTCGGGGACGGCTTTTATTGGACCATCAGCAAGATAAGTTACAGGAGAAATATATGCCAGTTCTATCAGAAATTGCCAATACTCACCAAGATAGGAAAAAGTCTTATTTCCTTTTTCCTCCAAGTGATCTAAGAGTTTGCTGATCGTAACAGACGAGGAGCCGAAAGGTTCTTTATCAATCAGCATTTCCTTGAATAAAGGTCTAAGATCTTTTAGACGAATTTCTGTAAAATGTTCATCTAAATCGTAGCCCTTGTCTACCTTTTTGTAATTAGTTAATTCAAACTGACTGACTTCATAGAACTCTTTCTCAGCTGCTTCACGTTCTCGCGATATTGAAAAATCTATTTTAGCTTTAAAAACCAAATCAGACTCTTTCTTGGTAGAGGTTATTGTAATCAAGTTACAGAGCTCAGAAACTGCAATAAATCCAATACCAATAAAGCCGATTATTGGTCGATTGAATTTCTCAGTAAAATCTCCTTTATCCCTTTTCCTTGATCGACTTATATAAACGAACTCCTCATCGAAATCCTTGTAGTCCATTCCCTTCCCATTATCCTTAATAATTAACTCGTTACCGTCAAACGAAATATCTACATCTGTAGCATCAGCATCAAAAGAATTGCTGATTAATTCTTTGATGCTATTAGCTGGTGAACTATATGTTCCTTCACTTAGAAGTTTGAGAATCTGACTTCCAACTTTCATCGAACCTCTTTGAGGAACATTGAGTGTAGCATCTATGGTACGATAATAAACGAACGATACTTCGCTGCTTTCTGATTCGGATACGAGTTGCTGCCGTTTTTTCTGAGCTTCCTCCAAGATTTCATTAACTTCTGCAACAGTCATTTCTACTTGCTCAGCAATCTCCTCACTAGATTTACCCTTATCGAAGGCTGATAGAATTTTCAATTCTTTTGAAGATAGTCTAATCTCTTCACTCATTTCTACTCCCCCCCAAAATCTTTAGCTCGAACAAACAATAGGTTTTTTTCTCTAGCCGTTGCATAAATCATGATCGCATACCAGTGCAAAAGGCTCTTCGCTTCAATGGAATCTTTGGTGATTCCATCAATAGCACTCCTAACTCCGTCATTGCCGTCTAGAACGTATTCCAATCCTTTGATCAAACGAATCGGACCTGTTTCTCCTTTATACATGGTTCCCAACACTTTTTCCATTTGTTCACTCAAGAATTTGTTATCTTTTAGAAGTGTTTTGAGGACTCGAGATTGTAAAATGCATTTCCCCCATTTTGTTCCATCTAAGACCACGTCTGACATGCATTTCACCTAAAACCAAAATTCTTCCGCAACAACATAGGTGGTTGTTATAATCAAAACTACACCGATTGCAAATATGAGAAAAAGGGCCAATTCAAACAGCCATGAATAGTTAGATCTAAAACAAGAAGAAGAAACCAAAATATAAGACATTGAAACAAAAGCGTCAACCACAGAAAGAGGAATCAGAATGAACATTATTATTGCTACTCTTGAATATGTCCTTGAGATTTTTTTACCAAAATATTGGCGTCTTTGACCTAACGAATATCCTAGGAAAGCTAAAGCCAAAGACGCAATACCCAAAGTTCCTCCCATAATGTTTTTGGCAACATCGTTCTTGGCTATCAAAGTCAACTGATTAAGAGCAAAAATTATCGGGAAAGCAATCACTAAAGTTATAGTTACCATAATGATTCCAAAAAAAGCTAGAAGTACAAGCATCCAATTCATTTAATGGAAGTCACCTTATGAACAAATCTGTTTATTCAAGCTAATAGTGTGATCTAATATTTTACATTTCGTATCCACAGGGATTTCTATTTTATTTGCCGAATGAATAAAGGTTCACTAATTCAACATTCACAATATTATTCGATGAAGGGACTTTGCATTATCTCTTTTTACTGAATATTTTCACTCGCACGCGCATTAAGCCTCATCCAAACCATGAACTCTTATGTAACACATTGATGTTACGGTCGAGAATTTTGACACAATCTCTGAATTACTCATATCAATTCTTAAAGGTTAGATCTTTCGCTTTCTTTCCCTCACATACTTATTGCCAACCACTCGTTTTCCAGTATTGTATTCTTGGACTTCGATTTCTTCTGGTCCAAAAGGTTGCTTCAGGTCTATTTTTATGCCGAATTTCAAAAGATATTTTGGGAAGCAAGATAAAGGAAAAGATTGACGAGTTCGCAGAACAGGAAGATATGGACAAACCATTTTATTTTAATCTCTTTTCGAAGGAGATTGTCTTCACAGCTTCTCTTCTGCAATCAATTTATACTTGGCTTGGAGGAAAATGGGAAGAAATCGCAGAAATAATAGCCACCGAAAA
This window encodes:
- a CDS encoding DUF47 family protein — encoded protein: MERWFARRRKSRVLELADRQMILATDTVVDLRKAVAAAAKNSKKEAESHIRHLSKIEHEIDELRRTIFEELTKNTMPPQDREDIMHLVKRLDEMADHVKDAARSVDMILKTKIPEIFWKPLVCIATKLVECAKILRRAIEALGTNPPEAKRLAITIDKIEGEIDEKYQEIKELLLQHSDEMNAATVLFLRDLAEEMEHVADSCDDTADYVRILASTREF
- a CDS encoding radical SAM protein; translated protein: MSFLRKAFKHSKIPTGRYTYRGVGDFARMALQLRVEPSGQGLLVINANTVLYLNETATAHAYFLMQGIPVEEAVKNIRKIYRVKTETAREEHEKLIFSISTLAQTEEVCPISYLDVKQVEPFTQPLSAPLRMDLALTFQCQNNCIHCYAGGPHKTAELTTQQWREVINKLEQIGVFIATFTGGEPTLREDLAELLKHAQETGIVTGLITNGRRLQNKKYVESLENAGLDFTQITLESHKAVIHDKITGKKGSWKETVAGIKNAVNTQIYVTTNTTLNKYNAADFLDTIDFIKKLGIATFGCNSLIYSGKAIQVSDEFALSIETLKELLPKIREKAGHLGLKFLWYTPTQYCRLDPVKLGLGVKSCTAALINMCVAPNGDVYPCQSYFESLGNILKDNWKKIWKHPLALQLRNREYAEPKCKDCPQLHICGGGCPLELQKDKYLCAEA
- a CDS encoding site-specific DNA-methyltransferase → MSPAESVFKLHNCDVRKFKQFLESRGSYKKFVDVTITSPPYFDLKSYGYKNQIGYGQEFSDYMNDLGKLFSQIKDVTNDTGSLWIIVDDFSKRGKLVNLPFKLAEKMENIGWKLTDILIWKKDKTLPWSSKGQLRNIFEYILFFTKTGNFKFYGDRIRNFDISQLKEWWVKYPERYNPNGALPTNVWEFPVPTQGKWGHTSLRHFNPLPPKMIERIILLTTDANLQKKDIVLDPFAGSGSVLAVADYLGRRWFGFEKNKQYCEMFENSVLQLIKNEMMIEDEKKSEIKVLHSEFQNKIKYLRLVKFPKSLFRKALQEKILNFKQNTVNTIFALSVEPTDKEKSALPKNKFMVEEIFIISNYNGDLESIEGQLTEVASKEPLSKFGIEPKIFVLNKNDFTSKYGSVLENARLWLYLSGRVYKLRKAITFSQWSLENSEDHWKDYSKNNIPPIITNIKVYQEVPTTWESKEKKFNRLKVKYKNAIGIN
- a CDS encoding ATP-binding protein codes for the protein MSEEIRLSSKELKILSAFDKGKSSEEIAEQVEMTVAEVNEILEEAQKKRQQLVSESESSEVSFVYYRTIDATLNVPQRGSMKVGSQILKLLSEGTYSSPANSIKELISNSFDADATDVDISFDGNELIIKDNGKGMDYKDFDEEFVYISRSRKRDKGDFTEKFNRPIIGFIGIGFIAVSELCNLITITSTKKESDLVFKAKIDFSISREREAAEKEFYEVSQFELTNYKKVDKGYDLDEHFTEIRLKDLRPLFKEMLIDKEPFGSSSVTISKLLDHLEEKGNKTFSYLGEYWQFLIELAYISPVTYLADGPIKAVPEGSEEFQLIKKIKSTLSNYNFKVTFDGIELKKPLRFPMRKDPIIYELNYKVHPFKESKVVDGKTLSFEGYIYSQHGSISPKEYNGIITRIRNVSIGNPDTTLLGYPLTSNLVFRNWLFGEIYVTAGLEDAMTIDRSSFKFTHSHYQYLQEFIHNFLEREVFEYTLHDYYYAKKERKKKKTAEKQEKLLTQIIKKEVGETFDLELSSDKDQMPVVVDNKRQKVIINRNHSTFKQVKAHERPLIERLVMLIEISIEKSGGDMGKMRDLLLKLVRKWF
- a CDS encoding TdeIII family type II restriction endonuclease; this translates as MGSKIKEKIDEFAEQEDMDKPFYFNLFSKEIVFTASLLQSIYTWLGGKWEEIAEIIATENFPKVERRFKLHGEITPKEQPTIELVVKAYVPMYNPLQLFKCKKCRCAHVRVIM